The proteins below are encoded in one region of Manis javanica isolate MJ-LG chromosome 8, MJ_LKY, whole genome shotgun sequence:
- the KLC1 gene encoding kinesin light chain 1 isoform X14, protein MYDSMSTMVYIKEDKLEKLTQDEIISKTKQVIQGLEALKNEHNSILQSLLETLKCLKKDDESNLVEEKSNMIRKSLEMLELGLSEAQVMMALSNHLNAVESEKQKLRAQVRRLCQENQWLRDELANTQQKLQKSEQSVAQLEEEKKHLEFMNQLKKYDDDISPSEDKDTDSTKEPLDDLFPNDDDDPGQGIQQQHSSAAAAAQQGGYEIPARLRTLHNLVIQYASQGRYEVAVPLCKQALEDLEKTSGHDHPDVATMLNILALVYRDQNKYKDAANLLNDALAIREKTLGRDHPAVAATLNNLAVLYGKRGKYKEAEPLCKRALEIREKVLGKDHPDVAKQLNNLALLCQNQGKYEEVEYYYQRALEIYQTKLGPDDPNVAKTKNNLASCYLKQGKFKQAETLYKEILTRAHEREFGSVDDENKPIWMHAEEREECKGKQKDGASFGEYGGWYKACKVDSPTVTTTLKNLGALYRRQGKFEAAETLEEAAMRSRKQRVAEVLNDPENMERRRSRESLNADVVKYESGPDGGEEMRKMKLGLVK, encoded by the exons ATGTATGACAGCATGTCCACAATGGTGTACATAAAGGAAGACAAGTTGGAGAAGCTTACGCAGGATGAAATTATTTCTAAGACAAAGCAAGTAATTCAGGGGCTGGAAGCTCTGAAAAATGAGCACAATTCCATTTTACAAAGTTTACTTGAGACACTGAAGTGTTTGAAGAAAGATGATGAAAGTAATCTGGTGGAAGAGAAATCAAACATGATCCGAAAGTCACTGGAAATGTTGGAGCTCGGCCTGAGTGAGGCACAG GTCATGATGGCTTTATCCAATCACCTGAATGCCGTTGAGTCCGAGAAACAGAAACTGCGTGCGCAGGTTCGTCGGCTGTGCCAGGAGAATCAGTGGCTGCGGGATGAATTGGCCAACACGCAGCAGAAATTACAGAAGAGTGAGCAGTCTGTGGCTcaactggaggaagaaaagaagcatCTGGAATTCATGAATCAGTTAAAGAAATATGATGATGACATTTCTCCCTCT GAGGACAAAGACACTGATTCCACCAAAGAACCTCTGGATGACCTTTTCccaaatgatgatgatgatccTGGTCAAGGAA TCCAGCAACAGCATAGCAGTGCAGCAGCAGCTGCCCAACAGGGTGGCTACGAGATCCCTGCACGGCTGCGCACCCTGCACAACCTGGTTATCCAGTACGCCTCACAGGGGCGCTACGAGGTGGCCGTGCCCCTCTGCAAGCAGGCCCTGGAGGACCTGGAGAAGACTTCTGGCCACGACCACCCGGATGTGGCCACCATGCTGAACATCCTGGCCTTGGTGTACAG AGACCAGAATAAGTACAAAGATGCGGCCAATCTGCTGAATGACGCCTTGGCCATCCGTGAAAAGACTTTGGGCAGAGACCATCCTGCG GTGGCAGCAACTCTGAATAACCTCGCAGTGCTTTACGGCAAAAGAGGGAAATACAAGGAAGCTGAGCCTCTGTGCAAGAGGGCTCTGGAGATCAGAGAGAAG GTTTTGGGAAAGGATCACCCCGATGTTGCCAAGCAATTAAATAACTTGGCCTTACTGTGCCAGAACCAGGGGAAATACGAAGAAGTAGAGTATTATTATCAGAGAGCCCTTGAGATCTACCAAACAAAACTGGGGCCCGATGACCCCAATGTGGCCAAAACGAAAAATAACCTG GCATCCTGCTATCTGAAGCAAGGAAAATTCAAGCAAGCAGAGACACTGTACAAAGAGATCCTCACGCGCGCACATGAAAGGGAGTTTGGTTCCGTAGATG ATGAAAATAAGCCCATCTGGATGCAcgctgaagaaagagaagaatgcaAA GGAAAGCAAAAGGATGGGGCATCCTTTGGAGAATATGGCGGCTGGTACAAAGCCTGCAAAGTCGACAG TCCAACTGTTACAACTACTTTAAAAAACCTTGGGGCACTTTACAGACGTCAAGGCAAATTTGAAGCTGCAGAAACATTGGAAGAAGCAGCCATGAGGTCACGTAAACAG AGAGTAGCCGAAGTGCTGAATGACCCTGAGAACATGGAGAGACGGAGAAGCCGGGAGAGCCTCAACGCAGACGTGGTCAAGTACGAGAGCGGCCCTGACGGAGGCGAGGAA atgagaaaaatgaagctcGGGctggttaaatga
- the KLC1 gene encoding kinesin light chain 1 isoform X8, with protein sequence MYDSMSTMVYIKEDKLEKLTQDEIISKTKQVIQGLEALKNEHNSILQSLLETLKCLKKDDESNLVEEKSNMIRKSLEMLELGLSEAQVMMALSNHLNAVESEKQKLRAQVRRLCQENQWLRDELANTQQKLQKSEQSVAQLEEEKKHLEFMNQLKKYDDDISPSEDKDTDSTKEPLDDLFPNDDDDPGQGIQQQHSSAAAAAQQGGYEIPARLRTLHNLVIQYASQGRYEVAVPLCKQALEDLEKTSGHDHPDVATMLNILALVYRDQNKYKDAANLLNDALAIREKTLGRDHPAVAATLNNLAVLYGKRGKYKEAEPLCKRALEIREKVLGKDHPDVAKQLNNLALLCQNQGKYEEVEYYYQRALEIYQTKLGPDDPNVAKTKNNLASCYLKQGKFKQAETLYKEILTRAHEREFGSVDDENKPIWMHAEEREECKGKQKDGASFGEYGGWYKACKVDSPTVTTTLKNLGALYRRQGKFEAAETLEEAAMRSRKQGLDNVHKQRVAEVLNDPENMERRRSRESLNADVVKYESGPDGGEEVSMRVEWSGMRKMKLGLVK encoded by the exons ATGTATGACAGCATGTCCACAATGGTGTACATAAAGGAAGACAAGTTGGAGAAGCTTACGCAGGATGAAATTATTTCTAAGACAAAGCAAGTAATTCAGGGGCTGGAAGCTCTGAAAAATGAGCACAATTCCATTTTACAAAGTTTACTTGAGACACTGAAGTGTTTGAAGAAAGATGATGAAAGTAATCTGGTGGAAGAGAAATCAAACATGATCCGAAAGTCACTGGAAATGTTGGAGCTCGGCCTGAGTGAGGCACAG GTCATGATGGCTTTATCCAATCACCTGAATGCCGTTGAGTCCGAGAAACAGAAACTGCGTGCGCAGGTTCGTCGGCTGTGCCAGGAGAATCAGTGGCTGCGGGATGAATTGGCCAACACGCAGCAGAAATTACAGAAGAGTGAGCAGTCTGTGGCTcaactggaggaagaaaagaagcatCTGGAATTCATGAATCAGTTAAAGAAATATGATGATGACATTTCTCCCTCT GAGGACAAAGACACTGATTCCACCAAAGAACCTCTGGATGACCTTTTCccaaatgatgatgatgatccTGGTCAAGGAA TCCAGCAACAGCATAGCAGTGCAGCAGCAGCTGCCCAACAGGGTGGCTACGAGATCCCTGCACGGCTGCGCACCCTGCACAACCTGGTTATCCAGTACGCCTCACAGGGGCGCTACGAGGTGGCCGTGCCCCTCTGCAAGCAGGCCCTGGAGGACCTGGAGAAGACTTCTGGCCACGACCACCCGGATGTGGCCACCATGCTGAACATCCTGGCCTTGGTGTACAG AGACCAGAATAAGTACAAAGATGCGGCCAATCTGCTGAATGACGCCTTGGCCATCCGTGAAAAGACTTTGGGCAGAGACCATCCTGCG GTGGCAGCAACTCTGAATAACCTCGCAGTGCTTTACGGCAAAAGAGGGAAATACAAGGAAGCTGAGCCTCTGTGCAAGAGGGCTCTGGAGATCAGAGAGAAG GTTTTGGGAAAGGATCACCCCGATGTTGCCAAGCAATTAAATAACTTGGCCTTACTGTGCCAGAACCAGGGGAAATACGAAGAAGTAGAGTATTATTATCAGAGAGCCCTTGAGATCTACCAAACAAAACTGGGGCCCGATGACCCCAATGTGGCCAAAACGAAAAATAACCTG GCATCCTGCTATCTGAAGCAAGGAAAATTCAAGCAAGCAGAGACACTGTACAAAGAGATCCTCACGCGCGCACATGAAAGGGAGTTTGGTTCCGTAGATG ATGAAAATAAGCCCATCTGGATGCAcgctgaagaaagagaagaatgcaAA GGAAAGCAAAAGGATGGGGCATCCTTTGGAGAATATGGCGGCTGGTACAAAGCCTGCAAAGTCGACAG TCCAACTGTTACAACTACTTTAAAAAACCTTGGGGCACTTTACAGACGTCAAGGCAAATTTGAAGCTGCAGAAACATTGGAAGAAGCAGCCATGAGGTCACGTAAACAG GGTCTTGACAATGTTCACAAACAGAGAGTAGCCGAAGTGCTGAATGACCCTGAGAACATGGAGAGACGGAGAAGCCGGGAGAGCCTCAACGCAGACGTGGTCAAGTACGAGAGCGGCCCTGACGGAGGCGAGGAAGTGAGTATGCGCGTAGAGTGGAGCGGG atgagaaaaatgaagctcGGGctggttaaatga
- the KLC1 gene encoding kinesin light chain 1 isoform X16, with translation MYDSMSTMVYIKEDKLEKLTQDEIISKTKQVIQGLEALKNEHNSILQSLLETLKCLKKDDESNLVEEKSNMIRKSLEMLELGLSEAQVMMALSNHLNAVESEKQKLRAQVRRLCQENQWLRDELANTQQKLQKSEQSVAQLEEEKKHLEFMNQLKKYDDDISPSEDKDTDSTKEPLDDLFPNDDDDPGQGIQQQHSSAAAAAQQGGYEIPARLRTLHNLVIQYASQGRYEVAVPLCKQALEDLEKTSGHDHPDVATMLNILALVYRDQNKYKDAANLLNDALAIREKTLGRDHPAVAATLNNLAVLYGKRGKYKEAEPLCKRALEIREKVLGKDHPDVAKQLNNLALLCQNQGKYEEVEYYYQRALEIYQTKLGPDDPNVAKTKNNLASCYLKQGKFKQAETLYKEILTRAHEREFGSVDDENKPIWMHAEEREECKGKQKDGASFGEYGGWYKACKVDSPTVTTTLKNLGALYRRQGKFEAAETLEEAAMRSRKQRVAEVLNDPENMERRRSRESLNADVVKYESGPDGGEEA, from the exons ATGTATGACAGCATGTCCACAATGGTGTACATAAAGGAAGACAAGTTGGAGAAGCTTACGCAGGATGAAATTATTTCTAAGACAAAGCAAGTAATTCAGGGGCTGGAAGCTCTGAAAAATGAGCACAATTCCATTTTACAAAGTTTACTTGAGACACTGAAGTGTTTGAAGAAAGATGATGAAAGTAATCTGGTGGAAGAGAAATCAAACATGATCCGAAAGTCACTGGAAATGTTGGAGCTCGGCCTGAGTGAGGCACAG GTCATGATGGCTTTATCCAATCACCTGAATGCCGTTGAGTCCGAGAAACAGAAACTGCGTGCGCAGGTTCGTCGGCTGTGCCAGGAGAATCAGTGGCTGCGGGATGAATTGGCCAACACGCAGCAGAAATTACAGAAGAGTGAGCAGTCTGTGGCTcaactggaggaagaaaagaagcatCTGGAATTCATGAATCAGTTAAAGAAATATGATGATGACATTTCTCCCTCT GAGGACAAAGACACTGATTCCACCAAAGAACCTCTGGATGACCTTTTCccaaatgatgatgatgatccTGGTCAAGGAA TCCAGCAACAGCATAGCAGTGCAGCAGCAGCTGCCCAACAGGGTGGCTACGAGATCCCTGCACGGCTGCGCACCCTGCACAACCTGGTTATCCAGTACGCCTCACAGGGGCGCTACGAGGTGGCCGTGCCCCTCTGCAAGCAGGCCCTGGAGGACCTGGAGAAGACTTCTGGCCACGACCACCCGGATGTGGCCACCATGCTGAACATCCTGGCCTTGGTGTACAG AGACCAGAATAAGTACAAAGATGCGGCCAATCTGCTGAATGACGCCTTGGCCATCCGTGAAAAGACTTTGGGCAGAGACCATCCTGCG GTGGCAGCAACTCTGAATAACCTCGCAGTGCTTTACGGCAAAAGAGGGAAATACAAGGAAGCTGAGCCTCTGTGCAAGAGGGCTCTGGAGATCAGAGAGAAG GTTTTGGGAAAGGATCACCCCGATGTTGCCAAGCAATTAAATAACTTGGCCTTACTGTGCCAGAACCAGGGGAAATACGAAGAAGTAGAGTATTATTATCAGAGAGCCCTTGAGATCTACCAAACAAAACTGGGGCCCGATGACCCCAATGTGGCCAAAACGAAAAATAACCTG GCATCCTGCTATCTGAAGCAAGGAAAATTCAAGCAAGCAGAGACACTGTACAAAGAGATCCTCACGCGCGCACATGAAAGGGAGTTTGGTTCCGTAGATG ATGAAAATAAGCCCATCTGGATGCAcgctgaagaaagagaagaatgcaAA GGAAAGCAAAAGGATGGGGCATCCTTTGGAGAATATGGCGGCTGGTACAAAGCCTGCAAAGTCGACAG TCCAACTGTTACAACTACTTTAAAAAACCTTGGGGCACTTTACAGACGTCAAGGCAAATTTGAAGCTGCAGAAACATTGGAAGAAGCAGCCATGAGGTCACGTAAACAG AGAGTAGCCGAAGTGCTGAATGACCCTGAGAACATGGAGAGACGGAGAAGCCGGGAGAGCCTCAACGCAGACGTGGTCAAGTACGAGAGCGGCCCTGACGGAGGCGAGGAA GCCTAG
- the KLC1 gene encoding kinesin light chain 1 isoform X15, which produces MYDSMSTMVYIKEDKLEKLTQDEIISKTKQVIQGLEALKNEHNSILQSLLETLKCLKKDDESNLVEEKSNMIRKSLEMLELGLSEAQVMMALSNHLNAVESEKQKLRAQVRRLCQENQWLRDELANTQQKLQKSEQSVAQLEEEKKHLEFMNQLKKYDDDISPSEDKDTDSTKEPLDDLFPNDDDDPGQGIQQQHSSAAAAAQQGGYEIPARLRTLHNLVIQYASQGRYEVAVPLCKQALEDLEKTSGHDHPDVATMLNILALVYRDQNKYKDAANLLNDALAIREKTLGRDHPAVAATLNNLAVLYGKRGKYKEAEPLCKRALEIREKVLGKDHPDVAKQLNNLALLCQNQGKYEEVEYYYQRALEIYQTKLGPDDPNVAKTKNNLASCYLKQGKFKQAETLYKEILTRAHEREFGSVDDENKPIWMHAEEREECKGKQKDGASFGEYGGWYKACKVDSPTVTTTLKNLGALYRRQGKFEAAETLEEAAMRSRKQGLDNVHKQRVAEVLNDPENMERRRSRESLNADVVKYESGPDGGEEA; this is translated from the exons ATGTATGACAGCATGTCCACAATGGTGTACATAAAGGAAGACAAGTTGGAGAAGCTTACGCAGGATGAAATTATTTCTAAGACAAAGCAAGTAATTCAGGGGCTGGAAGCTCTGAAAAATGAGCACAATTCCATTTTACAAAGTTTACTTGAGACACTGAAGTGTTTGAAGAAAGATGATGAAAGTAATCTGGTGGAAGAGAAATCAAACATGATCCGAAAGTCACTGGAAATGTTGGAGCTCGGCCTGAGTGAGGCACAG GTCATGATGGCTTTATCCAATCACCTGAATGCCGTTGAGTCCGAGAAACAGAAACTGCGTGCGCAGGTTCGTCGGCTGTGCCAGGAGAATCAGTGGCTGCGGGATGAATTGGCCAACACGCAGCAGAAATTACAGAAGAGTGAGCAGTCTGTGGCTcaactggaggaagaaaagaagcatCTGGAATTCATGAATCAGTTAAAGAAATATGATGATGACATTTCTCCCTCT GAGGACAAAGACACTGATTCCACCAAAGAACCTCTGGATGACCTTTTCccaaatgatgatgatgatccTGGTCAAGGAA TCCAGCAACAGCATAGCAGTGCAGCAGCAGCTGCCCAACAGGGTGGCTACGAGATCCCTGCACGGCTGCGCACCCTGCACAACCTGGTTATCCAGTACGCCTCACAGGGGCGCTACGAGGTGGCCGTGCCCCTCTGCAAGCAGGCCCTGGAGGACCTGGAGAAGACTTCTGGCCACGACCACCCGGATGTGGCCACCATGCTGAACATCCTGGCCTTGGTGTACAG AGACCAGAATAAGTACAAAGATGCGGCCAATCTGCTGAATGACGCCTTGGCCATCCGTGAAAAGACTTTGGGCAGAGACCATCCTGCG GTGGCAGCAACTCTGAATAACCTCGCAGTGCTTTACGGCAAAAGAGGGAAATACAAGGAAGCTGAGCCTCTGTGCAAGAGGGCTCTGGAGATCAGAGAGAAG GTTTTGGGAAAGGATCACCCCGATGTTGCCAAGCAATTAAATAACTTGGCCTTACTGTGCCAGAACCAGGGGAAATACGAAGAAGTAGAGTATTATTATCAGAGAGCCCTTGAGATCTACCAAACAAAACTGGGGCCCGATGACCCCAATGTGGCCAAAACGAAAAATAACCTG GCATCCTGCTATCTGAAGCAAGGAAAATTCAAGCAAGCAGAGACACTGTACAAAGAGATCCTCACGCGCGCACATGAAAGGGAGTTTGGTTCCGTAGATG ATGAAAATAAGCCCATCTGGATGCAcgctgaagaaagagaagaatgcaAA GGAAAGCAAAAGGATGGGGCATCCTTTGGAGAATATGGCGGCTGGTACAAAGCCTGCAAAGTCGACAG TCCAACTGTTACAACTACTTTAAAAAACCTTGGGGCACTTTACAGACGTCAAGGCAAATTTGAAGCTGCAGAAACATTGGAAGAAGCAGCCATGAGGTCACGTAAACAG GGTCTTGACAATGTTCACAAACAGAGAGTAGCCGAAGTGCTGAATGACCCTGAGAACATGGAGAGACGGAGAAGCCGGGAGAGCCTCAACGCAGACGTGGTCAAGTACGAGAGCGGCCCTGACGGAGGCGAGGAA GCCTAG
- the KLC1 gene encoding kinesin light chain 1 isoform X12, producing the protein MYDSMSTMVYIKEDKLEKLTQDEIISKTKQVIQGLEALKNEHNSILQSLLETLKCLKKDDESNLVEEKSNMIRKSLEMLELGLSEAQVMMALSNHLNAVESEKQKLRAQVRRLCQENQWLRDELANTQQKLQKSEQSVAQLEEEKKHLEFMNQLKKYDDDISPSEDKDTDSTKEPLDDLFPNDDDDPGQGIQQQHSSAAAAAQQGGYEIPARLRTLHNLVIQYASQGRYEVAVPLCKQALEDLEKTSGHDHPDVATMLNILALVYRDQNKYKDAANLLNDALAIREKTLGRDHPAVAATLNNLAVLYGKRGKYKEAEPLCKRALEIREKVLGKDHPDVAKQLNNLALLCQNQGKYEEVEYYYQRALEIYQTKLGPDDPNVAKTKNNLASCYLKQGKFKQAETLYKEILTRAHEREFGSVDDENKPIWMHAEEREECKGKQKDGASFGEYGGWYKACKVDSPTVTTTLKNLGALYRRQGKFEAAETLEEAAMRSRKQGLDNVHKQRVAEVLNDPENMERRRSRESLNADVVKYESGPDGGEEVSMRVEWSGA; encoded by the exons ATGTATGACAGCATGTCCACAATGGTGTACATAAAGGAAGACAAGTTGGAGAAGCTTACGCAGGATGAAATTATTTCTAAGACAAAGCAAGTAATTCAGGGGCTGGAAGCTCTGAAAAATGAGCACAATTCCATTTTACAAAGTTTACTTGAGACACTGAAGTGTTTGAAGAAAGATGATGAAAGTAATCTGGTGGAAGAGAAATCAAACATGATCCGAAAGTCACTGGAAATGTTGGAGCTCGGCCTGAGTGAGGCACAG GTCATGATGGCTTTATCCAATCACCTGAATGCCGTTGAGTCCGAGAAACAGAAACTGCGTGCGCAGGTTCGTCGGCTGTGCCAGGAGAATCAGTGGCTGCGGGATGAATTGGCCAACACGCAGCAGAAATTACAGAAGAGTGAGCAGTCTGTGGCTcaactggaggaagaaaagaagcatCTGGAATTCATGAATCAGTTAAAGAAATATGATGATGACATTTCTCCCTCT GAGGACAAAGACACTGATTCCACCAAAGAACCTCTGGATGACCTTTTCccaaatgatgatgatgatccTGGTCAAGGAA TCCAGCAACAGCATAGCAGTGCAGCAGCAGCTGCCCAACAGGGTGGCTACGAGATCCCTGCACGGCTGCGCACCCTGCACAACCTGGTTATCCAGTACGCCTCACAGGGGCGCTACGAGGTGGCCGTGCCCCTCTGCAAGCAGGCCCTGGAGGACCTGGAGAAGACTTCTGGCCACGACCACCCGGATGTGGCCACCATGCTGAACATCCTGGCCTTGGTGTACAG AGACCAGAATAAGTACAAAGATGCGGCCAATCTGCTGAATGACGCCTTGGCCATCCGTGAAAAGACTTTGGGCAGAGACCATCCTGCG GTGGCAGCAACTCTGAATAACCTCGCAGTGCTTTACGGCAAAAGAGGGAAATACAAGGAAGCTGAGCCTCTGTGCAAGAGGGCTCTGGAGATCAGAGAGAAG GTTTTGGGAAAGGATCACCCCGATGTTGCCAAGCAATTAAATAACTTGGCCTTACTGTGCCAGAACCAGGGGAAATACGAAGAAGTAGAGTATTATTATCAGAGAGCCCTTGAGATCTACCAAACAAAACTGGGGCCCGATGACCCCAATGTGGCCAAAACGAAAAATAACCTG GCATCCTGCTATCTGAAGCAAGGAAAATTCAAGCAAGCAGAGACACTGTACAAAGAGATCCTCACGCGCGCACATGAAAGGGAGTTTGGTTCCGTAGATG ATGAAAATAAGCCCATCTGGATGCAcgctgaagaaagagaagaatgcaAA GGAAAGCAAAAGGATGGGGCATCCTTTGGAGAATATGGCGGCTGGTACAAAGCCTGCAAAGTCGACAG TCCAACTGTTACAACTACTTTAAAAAACCTTGGGGCACTTTACAGACGTCAAGGCAAATTTGAAGCTGCAGAAACATTGGAAGAAGCAGCCATGAGGTCACGTAAACAG GGTCTTGACAATGTTCACAAACAGAGAGTAGCCGAAGTGCTGAATGACCCTGAGAACATGGAGAGACGGAGAAGCCGGGAGAGCCTCAACGCAGACGTGGTCAAGTACGAGAGCGGCCCTGACGGAGGCGAGGAAGTGAGTATGCGCGTAGAGTGGAGCGGG GCCTAG
- the KLC1 gene encoding kinesin light chain 1 isoform X10, protein MYDSMSTMVYIKEDKLEKLTQDEIISKTKQVIQGLEALKNEHNSILQSLLETLKCLKKDDESNLVEEKSNMIRKSLEMLELGLSEAQVMMALSNHLNAVESEKQKLRAQVRRLCQENQWLRDELANTQQKLQKSEQSVAQLEEEKKHLEFMNQLKKYDDDISPSEDKDTDSTKEPLDDLFPNDDDDPGQGIQQQHSSAAAAAQQGGYEIPARLRTLHNLVIQYASQGRYEVAVPLCKQALEDLEKTSGHDHPDVATMLNILALVYRDQNKYKDAANLLNDALAIREKTLGRDHPAVAATLNNLAVLYGKRGKYKEAEPLCKRALEIREKVLGKDHPDVAKQLNNLALLCQNQGKYEEVEYYYQRALEIYQTKLGPDDPNVAKTKNNLASCYLKQGKFKQAETLYKEILTRAHEREFGSVDDENKPIWMHAEEREECKGKQKDGASFGEYGGWYKACKVDSPTVTTTLKNLGALYRRQGKFEAAETLEEAAMRSRKQRVAEVLNDPENMERRRSRESLNADVVKYESGPDGGEEVSMRVEWSGMRKMKLGLVK, encoded by the exons ATGTATGACAGCATGTCCACAATGGTGTACATAAAGGAAGACAAGTTGGAGAAGCTTACGCAGGATGAAATTATTTCTAAGACAAAGCAAGTAATTCAGGGGCTGGAAGCTCTGAAAAATGAGCACAATTCCATTTTACAAAGTTTACTTGAGACACTGAAGTGTTTGAAGAAAGATGATGAAAGTAATCTGGTGGAAGAGAAATCAAACATGATCCGAAAGTCACTGGAAATGTTGGAGCTCGGCCTGAGTGAGGCACAG GTCATGATGGCTTTATCCAATCACCTGAATGCCGTTGAGTCCGAGAAACAGAAACTGCGTGCGCAGGTTCGTCGGCTGTGCCAGGAGAATCAGTGGCTGCGGGATGAATTGGCCAACACGCAGCAGAAATTACAGAAGAGTGAGCAGTCTGTGGCTcaactggaggaagaaaagaagcatCTGGAATTCATGAATCAGTTAAAGAAATATGATGATGACATTTCTCCCTCT GAGGACAAAGACACTGATTCCACCAAAGAACCTCTGGATGACCTTTTCccaaatgatgatgatgatccTGGTCAAGGAA TCCAGCAACAGCATAGCAGTGCAGCAGCAGCTGCCCAACAGGGTGGCTACGAGATCCCTGCACGGCTGCGCACCCTGCACAACCTGGTTATCCAGTACGCCTCACAGGGGCGCTACGAGGTGGCCGTGCCCCTCTGCAAGCAGGCCCTGGAGGACCTGGAGAAGACTTCTGGCCACGACCACCCGGATGTGGCCACCATGCTGAACATCCTGGCCTTGGTGTACAG AGACCAGAATAAGTACAAAGATGCGGCCAATCTGCTGAATGACGCCTTGGCCATCCGTGAAAAGACTTTGGGCAGAGACCATCCTGCG GTGGCAGCAACTCTGAATAACCTCGCAGTGCTTTACGGCAAAAGAGGGAAATACAAGGAAGCTGAGCCTCTGTGCAAGAGGGCTCTGGAGATCAGAGAGAAG GTTTTGGGAAAGGATCACCCCGATGTTGCCAAGCAATTAAATAACTTGGCCTTACTGTGCCAGAACCAGGGGAAATACGAAGAAGTAGAGTATTATTATCAGAGAGCCCTTGAGATCTACCAAACAAAACTGGGGCCCGATGACCCCAATGTGGCCAAAACGAAAAATAACCTG GCATCCTGCTATCTGAAGCAAGGAAAATTCAAGCAAGCAGAGACACTGTACAAAGAGATCCTCACGCGCGCACATGAAAGGGAGTTTGGTTCCGTAGATG ATGAAAATAAGCCCATCTGGATGCAcgctgaagaaagagaagaatgcaAA GGAAAGCAAAAGGATGGGGCATCCTTTGGAGAATATGGCGGCTGGTACAAAGCCTGCAAAGTCGACAG TCCAACTGTTACAACTACTTTAAAAAACCTTGGGGCACTTTACAGACGTCAAGGCAAATTTGAAGCTGCAGAAACATTGGAAGAAGCAGCCATGAGGTCACGTAAACAG AGAGTAGCCGAAGTGCTGAATGACCCTGAGAACATGGAGAGACGGAGAAGCCGGGAGAGCCTCAACGCAGACGTGGTCAAGTACGAGAGCGGCCCTGACGGAGGCGAGGAAGTGAGTATGCGCGTAGAGTGGAGCGGG atgagaaaaatgaagctcGGGctggttaaatga